The following coding sequences are from one Panicum hallii strain FIL2 chromosome 5, PHallii_v3.1, whole genome shotgun sequence window:
- the LOC112891487 gene encoding ubiquitin carboxyl-terminal hydrolase MINDY-1-like isoform X3, producing the protein MYRKCQGSSTQASLLKKTHTEEKYVHRVNPIMHAFEIERSPSPLEGNVLLLKNVISLNPDASEVSQQKLLSLVAERLIDSNSAVQDKDEEYVRNREQNIADAIDLLPCLTTSIDVTVMFRKIDDFEFTQERAMFDLLDIPLYHGWIVDPQLHHLNFDLQRPITVLIFLLSFGGCFSLHD; encoded by the exons ATGTATAGAAAATGCCAAGGGTCAAGCACTCAAGCTAGCTTGCTAAAGAAGACGCACACTGAAGAGAAATATGTTCACAGAGTGAATCCCATTATGCATGCCTTTGAAATCGAAAGGTCTCCTTCTCCACTCGAAG GTAACGTGCTGCTGCTGAAGAATGTGATCAGCCTGAACCCGGACGCCAGCGAGGTGTCGCAGCAGAAGTTGCTATCGCTTGTCGCCGAACGCCTCATCGATTCCAACAGCGCCGTACAG GACAAGGACGAGGAGTACGTCCGCAACCGGGAGCAGAACATCGCGGATGCCATCGACCTTCTCCCGTGCCTCACGACAAGCATTGACGTGACTGTTATGTTCAGGAA GATTGATGACTTTGAGTTCACCCAAGAGCGTGCCATGTTTGATCTTCTGGATATCCCACTATACCATGGATGGATAGTGGACCCTCAACTGCACCATCTAAATTTCGATTTACAACGTCCAATAACTGTTCTGATCTTTCTCTTGTCCTTTGGTGGTTGTTTCTCTCTGCACGATTAG
- the LOC112891487 gene encoding ubiquitin carboxyl-terminal hydrolase MINDY-1-like isoform X1 has product MSSDPLPHLPAPVAPPGAAEVDPQSQPAAPPAEPPEVMHQTRAVDFLGRRTPIVYQNDNSPCPLLAICNVLLLKNVISLNPDASEVSQQKLLSLVAERLIDSNSAVQDKDEEYVRNREQNIADAIDLLPCLTTSIDVTVMFRKIDDFEFTQERAMFDLLDIPLYHGWIVDPQLHHLNFDLQRPITVLIFLLSFGGCFSLHD; this is encoded by the exons ATGTCGTCCGACCCCTTGCCCCACCTCCCCGCGCCGGTGGCCCCgccgggcgcggcggaggtggaTCCCCAGTCCcagccggccgcgccgcccgccgagccgccggAGGTGATGCACCAGACGAGAGCCGTCGACTTCCTCGGACGCCGCACGCCCATCGTCTACCAGAACGACAACAGCCCCTGCCCGCTCCTCGCCATCT GTAACGTGCTGCTGCTGAAGAATGTGATCAGCCTGAACCCGGACGCCAGCGAGGTGTCGCAGCAGAAGTTGCTATCGCTTGTCGCCGAACGCCTCATCGATTCCAACAGCGCCGTACAG GACAAGGACGAGGAGTACGTCCGCAACCGGGAGCAGAACATCGCGGATGCCATCGACCTTCTCCCGTGCCTCACGACAAGCATTGACGTGACTGTTATGTTCAGGAA GATTGATGACTTTGAGTTCACCCAAGAGCGTGCCATGTTTGATCTTCTGGATATCCCACTATACCATGGATGGATAGTGGACCCTCAACTGCACCATCTAAATTTCGATTTACAACGTCCAATAACTGTTCTGATCTTTCTCTTGTCCTTTGGTGGTTGTTTCTCTCTGCACGATTAG
- the LOC112891487 gene encoding ubiquitin carboxyl-terminal hydrolase MINDY-1-like isoform X2 gives MPLKSKGLLLHSKVRDRRKWSLKSVSERLVGKLNSHARNWIMESWWLLGNVLLLKNVISLNPDASEVSQQKLLSLVAERLIDSNSAVQDKDEEYVRNREQNIADAIDLLPCLTTSIDVTVMFRKIDDFEFTQERAMFDLLDIPLYHGWIVDPQLHHLNFDLQRPITVLIFLLSFGGCFSLHD, from the exons ATGCCTTTGAAATCGAAAGGTCTCCTTCTCCACTCGAAG GTTAGAGACAGAAGAAAATGGAGTCTGAAATCGGTCAGTGAGCGTTTGGTCGGCAAGTTGAACTCACATGCTCGAAACTGGATCATGGAAAGCTGGTGGTTGTTAG GTAACGTGCTGCTGCTGAAGAATGTGATCAGCCTGAACCCGGACGCCAGCGAGGTGTCGCAGCAGAAGTTGCTATCGCTTGTCGCCGAACGCCTCATCGATTCCAACAGCGCCGTACAG GACAAGGACGAGGAGTACGTCCGCAACCGGGAGCAGAACATCGCGGATGCCATCGACCTTCTCCCGTGCCTCACGACAAGCATTGACGTGACTGTTATGTTCAGGAA GATTGATGACTTTGAGTTCACCCAAGAGCGTGCCATGTTTGATCTTCTGGATATCCCACTATACCATGGATGGATAGTGGACCCTCAACTGCACCATCTAAATTTCGATTTACAACGTCCAATAACTGTTCTGATCTTTCTCTTGTCCTTTGGTGGTTGTTTCTCTCTGCACGATTAG